A portion of the Brachionichthys hirsutus isolate HB-005 chromosome 6, CSIRO-AGI_Bhir_v1, whole genome shotgun sequence genome contains these proteins:
- the nanos1 gene encoding nanos homolog 1 — protein MDFLKHGYLNARSPYDYTFNFWNDYLGLTTLVTKNHKLSMPQNPNSITESLKATLGLDDSPACPCVIAGGIGESGHTDCCCPPGSPPPRSILDLKERFSILSPFQNQLGAQPDREVGFGGSFAGFDLFGMERKMRKPASRSKQEPKICVFCRNNGAPEEVYGSHVLKTPDGRVVCPILRAYTCPLCSANGDNAHTIKYCPLSKDQPSQRPLKGGRAVGGKRMKVF, from the coding sequence ATGGATTTTCTCAAGCATGGCTACCTGAACGCGCGCAGCCCGTACGACTACACGTTTAATTTCTGGAACGACTATCTCGGACTCACGACGCTGGTGACGAAGAACCATAAACTCAGCATGCCCCAGAACCCCAACTCCATCACCGAGTCCCTGAAGGCGACCCTGGGTTTGGACGATTCTCCGGCGTGTCCGTGCGTAATCGCGGGCGGCATTGGCGAGAGCGGGCACACGGACTGTTGCTGCCCTCCCGGGAGCCCCCCGCCGCGCTCCATCCTGGACTTGAAGGAGCGCTTCTCGATTCTGAGCCCCTTCCAGAACCAGCTGGGCGCGCAGCCGGACCGGGAGGTGGGCTTCGGCGGCAGCTTCGCGGGGTTCGATCTGTTCGGCATGGAGAGGAAGATGCGCAAACCCGCCTCCAGGAGCAAGCAGGAGCCCAAAATCTGCGTCTTCTGCCGAAATAACGGCGCGCCCGAGGAGGTGTACGGCTCCCACGTGCTGAAGACCCCGGACGGCAGGGTGGTGTGCCCGATCCTGAGGGCCTACACCTGCCCGCTCTGCAGCGCCAACGGGGACAATGCGCACACGATCAAATACTGCCCGCTGTCAAAGGATCAGCCATCCCAGCGACCACTGAAGGGGGGGAGGGCGGTGGGGGGTAAGAGGATGAAGGTATTCTGA